One genomic window of Nocardioides daphniae includes the following:
- a CDS encoding ABC transporter permease yields MSLLDTSGDSVAASSAPDPAPAGESGTRRVVLTVLGRLLRLASLLVAVAVGTFVLMTSSPVDPIEAYVGADTAVISSEQRDQIAERWGLDEPPVQRFAAWAGNLAQGDLGTSVVFGEPVVDVIADRFVASLALLALAWIFSGVLGFVMGLVAGATHGRLLDRVLSWWAYTLASAPTFWVGLLLLYVFSVSLQWTPVCCAGPIGALPGEVTLLERLHHLVLPALTLSVVGISPVMLHTRQQTIEVLASDQVAFARAQGERGAGLVLHRVARNAAGPALMLQFASIGELIGGAVLAEQVFTYPGLGQATTTAALRQDVPLLMGVALFTALLVFIGNSLGDLAHRAVAPHAREGVR; encoded by the coding sequence GTGAGCCTCCTCGACACCTCGGGCGACTCCGTGGCCGCCTCCTCCGCGCCGGACCCCGCCCCCGCCGGCGAGTCGGGCACCCGCCGCGTCGTCCTCACCGTGCTGGGCCGCCTGCTGCGCCTGGCCAGCCTGCTGGTCGCCGTCGCAGTGGGCACGTTCGTCCTCATGACCAGCTCCCCGGTCGACCCGATCGAGGCCTACGTCGGGGCCGACACCGCGGTCATCAGCTCCGAGCAGCGTGACCAGATCGCGGAGCGCTGGGGCCTCGACGAGCCGCCCGTCCAGCGCTTCGCCGCCTGGGCCGGCAACCTCGCCCAGGGCGACCTCGGCACCTCGGTGGTCTTCGGCGAGCCCGTCGTCGACGTCATCGCCGACCGCTTCGTCGCCAGCCTCGCCCTGCTGGCGCTGGCCTGGATCTTCTCCGGCGTCCTCGGCTTCGTGATGGGCCTGGTCGCGGGCGCGACCCACGGCCGCCTGCTCGACCGGGTGCTCTCGTGGTGGGCGTACACGCTCGCCTCCGCACCGACCTTCTGGGTTGGCCTCCTGCTGCTCTACGTCTTCTCAGTGTCGCTGCAGTGGACTCCGGTCTGCTGCGCCGGACCGATCGGCGCGCTGCCCGGCGAGGTCACGCTGCTCGAGCGCCTGCACCACCTCGTGCTGCCGGCCCTGACGCTGAGCGTCGTCGGGATCTCGCCGGTCATGCTGCACACCCGCCAGCAGACCATCGAGGTGCTGGCCAGCGACCAGGTCGCCTTCGCCCGCGCGCAGGGCGAGCGCGGCGCCGGCCTGGTCCTGCACCGGGTCGCCCGCAACGCCGCCGGGCCCGCCCTGATGCTGCAGTTCGCCTCGATCGGTGAGCTGATCGGCGGCGCCGTGCTGGCCGAGCAGGTCTTCACCTACCCCGGCCTGGGGCAGGCGACCACCACCGCCGCGCTGCGCCAGGACGTCCCGCTGCTGATGGGTGTCGCCCTCTTCACCGCCCTGCTCGTCTTCATCGGCAACTCGCTCGGCGACCTGGCCCACCGGGCCGTCGCTCCGCACGCCCGGGAGGGGGTGCGATGA
- a CDS encoding carbon starvation CstA family protein: MSHQVTTASPPAPGGRRSSPLSIAVWIGVALVGAVCWSVLALSRGEEVSALWILFAALASYAIAYRFYARWIARRVLEVDATRATPAERLENGRDFDVTDRRVLFGHHFAAIAGAGPLVGPVLAAQMGYLPGTIWIIVGVILAGAVQDMVVLFFSMRRDGKSLGQMVREEIGVVGGIAALIAVFAIMIIILAVLALVVVNALAESPWGVFSIGLTIPIALFMGFYLRVLRPGRVMEVTAIGVVLLMLAIIGGGYVDDWGWGEALTLSKEQLTLGLVVYGFVASILPVWMLLTPRDYLSTFMKVGVIVLLAIGLVLAAPTLQNDAVSSFALDGDGPVFAGKLFPFVFITIACGALSGFHALISSGTTPKMVAKEPQVQMIGYGGMLMESFVAISALIAASVIDPGLYFAINSPAGATGLDAATASEFVAGLGFTISPSDLQAAAASVEEGTLISRTGGAPTLAFGMSLVFTEAFGGGLAAFWYHFAIMFEALFILTAVDAGTRVGRFMLQDTIGNIWPKYGDLAWLPASWSASAVVVGLWGYMLYVGVTDPLGGINQLFPLFGIANQLLAAIALTLCVTLLIKHGKVKWAWVPGIGLAWDLIVTMTASWQKVFSDNPAIGYFSQRTRYADAQEAGELLAPATDQSQMDQIIFNSTLNGTLQATFALLVLVVVLNAFWIWVKAIRAGGLPTTEVPKVESRIVAPADFFATAEEREAMVRWETEHGHRERVGAGDER, translated from the coding sequence ATGTCCCACCAGGTCACCACCGCATCCCCGCCGGCCCCCGGCGGTCGGCGGAGCTCGCCGCTCAGCATCGCCGTCTGGATCGGCGTCGCCCTCGTCGGCGCCGTCTGCTGGAGCGTGCTGGCGCTGTCGCGCGGCGAGGAGGTCTCCGCGCTGTGGATCCTCTTCGCGGCCCTCGCGTCGTACGCCATCGCGTACCGCTTCTACGCGCGCTGGATCGCGCGCCGGGTGCTGGAGGTCGACGCGACCCGCGCCACCCCGGCCGAGCGGCTGGAGAACGGCCGCGACTTCGACGTCACCGACCGCCGCGTCCTCTTCGGCCACCACTTCGCCGCCATCGCCGGCGCCGGCCCGCTGGTGGGCCCCGTGCTGGCCGCGCAGATGGGCTACCTGCCCGGCACGATCTGGATCATCGTCGGCGTCATCCTGGCCGGCGCCGTGCAGGACATGGTCGTCCTCTTCTTCTCGATGCGCCGCGACGGCAAGAGCCTGGGGCAGATGGTCCGCGAGGAGATCGGCGTGGTCGGCGGCATCGCCGCCCTGATCGCCGTCTTCGCCATCATGATCATCATCCTGGCGGTGCTGGCGCTGGTCGTCGTCAACGCGCTCGCCGAGTCGCCGTGGGGCGTCTTCTCGATCGGCCTGACCATCCCGATCGCCCTCTTCATGGGCTTCTACCTGCGCGTGCTGCGGCCCGGTCGGGTGATGGAGGTGACCGCGATCGGCGTCGTGCTGCTGATGCTCGCGATCATCGGTGGCGGCTACGTCGACGACTGGGGCTGGGGCGAGGCGCTCACCCTCTCGAAGGAGCAGCTGACCCTCGGCCTGGTGGTCTACGGCTTCGTCGCCTCGATCCTTCCGGTCTGGATGCTGCTCACCCCGCGCGACTACCTGTCGACCTTCATGAAGGTCGGCGTGATCGTGCTGCTCGCCATCGGCCTCGTGCTCGCCGCCCCGACGCTGCAGAACGACGCGGTCAGCTCGTTCGCGCTCGACGGTGACGGCCCGGTCTTCGCGGGCAAGCTCTTCCCGTTCGTCTTCATCACGATCGCCTGTGGTGCGTTGTCGGGCTTCCACGCGCTGATCTCGTCGGGCACGACCCCGAAGATGGTCGCCAAGGAGCCGCAGGTGCAGATGATCGGCTACGGCGGCATGCTGATGGAGTCGTTCGTCGCCATCTCCGCGCTGATCGCGGCCAGCGTCATCGACCCCGGCCTCTACTTCGCGATCAACTCACCGGCCGGCGCCACCGGCCTCGACGCGGCGACCGCGTCGGAGTTCGTCGCCGGGCTGGGCTTCACGATCTCGCCCTCGGACCTGCAGGCCGCTGCCGCGTCGGTCGAGGAGGGCACGTTGATCTCCCGCACCGGTGGCGCACCGACGCTGGCCTTCGGCATGTCGTTGGTCTTCACGGAGGCGTTCGGGGGCGGGCTGGCCGCCTTCTGGTACCACTTCGCGATCATGTTCGAGGCGCTCTTCATCCTCACCGCCGTCGACGCCGGCACCCGGGTGGGCCGCTTCATGCTGCAGGACACCATCGGCAACATCTGGCCGAAGTACGGTGACCTGGCCTGGCTCCCCGCGTCGTGGTCGGCGAGCGCGGTCGTCGTCGGGCTCTGGGGCTACATGCTGTACGTCGGTGTCACCGACCCGCTCGGCGGCATCAACCAGCTCTTCCCGCTCTTCGGCATCGCCAACCAGCTGCTCGCGGCCATCGCGCTGACCCTCTGCGTGACGCTGCTGATCAAGCACGGCAAGGTGAAGTGGGCGTGGGTGCCGGGCATCGGACTGGCGTGGGACCTCATCGTCACCATGACGGCCAGCTGGCAGAAGGTCTTCTCCGACAACCCCGCCATCGGCTACTTCAGCCAGCGCACCCGCTACGCCGACGCGCAGGAGGCCGGTGAGCTGCTCGCCCCGGCGACCGACCAGTCCCAGATGGACCAGATCATCTTCAACTCGACCCTCAACGGCACCCTCCAGGCGACCTTCGCGCTGCTGGTGCTCGTCGTGGTGCTGAACGCGTTCTGGATCTGGGTCAAGGCCATCCGTGCGGGCGGGCTGCCCACCACGGAGGTGCCGAAGGTGGAGTCGCGGATCGTCGCCCCGGCCGACTTCTTCGCCACCGCCGAGGAGCGTGAGGCGATGGTCCGCTGGGAGACCGAGCACGGCCACCGGGAGCGCGTGGGGGCGGGTGACGAGCGATGA
- a CDS encoding GyrI-like domain-containing protein: MSARPVPLVLSTEPFTTPTQVDLPDDVVVVLLRHECVTMEEIVEIFDGGFTVLSGLEPIGPGFACYDGDVSATFDLTLGFPVGVHAQGLPADLPDGVEHGKFPDGPAWVVSHRGAYDGLPEAWAGLLAAVGAEGAEDGSRFVEIYVDDPSRTAPEELRTDLVLLPASAAKL, encoded by the coding sequence ATGAGCGCCCGACCCGTACCCCTCGTCCTGTCGACGGAGCCCTTCACCACCCCCACGCAGGTCGACCTGCCGGACGACGTCGTCGTGGTCCTGCTCCGCCACGAGTGCGTGACGATGGAAGAGATCGTCGAGATCTTCGACGGCGGCTTCACCGTGCTGTCCGGGCTGGAACCGATCGGTCCCGGATTCGCCTGCTACGACGGCGACGTGAGTGCCACCTTCGACCTCACGTTGGGGTTCCCGGTCGGCGTGCACGCCCAAGGGCTGCCGGCGGACCTGCCGGACGGTGTGGAGCACGGCAAGTTCCCGGACGGGCCGGCGTGGGTGGTGAGCCACCGCGGGGCCTACGACGGCCTCCCCGAGGCGTGGGCCGGGCTCCTGGCCGCGGTCGGCGCTGAAGGTGCCGAGGACGGGAGCCGGTTCGTCGAGATCTACGTCGACGACCCGTCCCGGACCGCGCCGGAGGAGCTGCGCACGGACCTCGTGCTCCTGCCGGCGAGCGCAGCGAAGCTCTGA
- a CDS encoding ATP-binding cassette domain-containing protein: MPTCDHHRSQHQPLLEVSHLAVSFTQYDRGLRRREVQAVADMSLDVRAGEVVALVGASGAGKSLLGHAVLGLLPPNATETGRVTWQGTDVDLAARRRLAGHGIALLPQALSHLDPTATVGAQVRRAARLAGVPRRTRQVALEAVVAQGLDPSVLRLHPHQLSGGMGRRVLTAIALMGDPALVIADEPTPGLALESVTAVLQRLRDLADAGRAVLLITHEIAGALTVADRVVVVERGRTLEEAPVGAFTGDGSALSHPYSRALWQALPQNGFALPAARLLDAPVPAAAALLEMADVAC, translated from the coding sequence GTGCCCACCTGTGACCACCACCGCTCCCAGCACCAGCCCCTGCTCGAGGTCAGCCACCTGGCCGTCTCGTTCACCCAGTACGACCGTGGCCTGCGCCGCCGCGAGGTGCAGGCCGTCGCCGACATGTCGCTCGACGTGCGCGCCGGCGAGGTCGTCGCGCTGGTCGGCGCCTCGGGCGCCGGCAAGAGCCTGCTCGGCCACGCCGTGCTCGGCCTGCTGCCGCCCAACGCCACCGAGACCGGCCGCGTCACCTGGCAGGGCACCGACGTCGACCTCGCCGCCCGCCGCCGGCTCGCCGGCCACGGGATCGCCCTGCTCCCCCAGGCGCTCAGCCACCTCGACCCGACCGCCACCGTCGGCGCCCAGGTGCGCCGCGCCGCCCGGCTCGCCGGTGTCCCGCGCCGGACCCGCCAGGTCGCGCTGGAGGCCGTCGTCGCCCAGGGCCTCGACCCCTCGGTGCTGCGCCTGCACCCCCACCAGCTCTCCGGCGGCATGGGCCGCCGGGTGCTCACCGCGATCGCCCTGATGGGTGACCCGGCCCTGGTGATCGCCGACGAGCCGACGCCCGGCCTGGCCCTGGAGAGCGTCACTGCGGTCCTGCAGCGGCTGCGCGACCTGGCCGACGCCGGCCGCGCAGTCCTGCTCATCACCCACGAGATCGCCGGCGCCCTCACCGTCGCCGACCGGGTCGTGGTCGTCGAGCGTGGTCGCACCCTGGAGGAGGCACCGGTCGGCGCGTTCACCGGTGACGGCTCCGCACTGAGCCACCCCTACAGCCGGGCGCTGTGGCAGGCGCTCCCGCAGAACGGCTTCGCCCTGCCTGCCGCCCGGCTGCTCGACGCGCCGGTCCCGGCCGCCGCGGCGCTCCTGGAGATGGCGGACGTCGCGTGCTGA
- a CDS encoding VTT domain-containing protein, whose product MLVLSTLLCAAVSALFPVVNAEVYVASIAVTSGSSVWLALAAAVGQMVGKSIWYLAGLGGTRIPWIATKLARPKWQARLEKWHARTDGRPVATMMLFFVSALTGFPPFAVLSVLAGVLRLRLWVFLVAGTAGRFLRFWAVASSGDLLVQVALSH is encoded by the coding sequence GTGCTGGTCCTGTCGACTCTGCTCTGCGCCGCGGTCTCGGCCCTGTTCCCGGTCGTCAACGCCGAGGTCTACGTGGCCTCGATCGCCGTGACCAGCGGCTCCAGCGTCTGGCTGGCACTCGCCGCGGCCGTGGGCCAGATGGTCGGCAAGTCGATCTGGTACCTCGCCGGCCTGGGCGGCACCCGGATCCCGTGGATCGCGACGAAGCTGGCCCGGCCGAAGTGGCAGGCGCGGCTGGAGAAGTGGCACGCGCGCACCGACGGTCGCCCGGTCGCGACCATGATGCTCTTCTTCGTCTCCGCGCTCACCGGCTTCCCGCCCTTCGCGGTGCTGTCGGTGCTCGCCGGGGTGCTGCGCCTGCGGCTCTGGGTCTTCCTGGTCGCCGGCACCGCCGGCCGGTTCCTGCGGTTCTGGGCGGTGGCCAGCTCGGGCGACCTGCTGGTGCAGGTCGCCCTGTCGCACTGA
- a CDS encoding NADPH-dependent F420 reductase → MSDLTGKTIAVLGGTGPQGRGLARRFATAGLSVVIGSRGAEKAEKVAAELAEATGGAVTGAANADAAAAGDIVLVVVPWDGHKELLTELKPVLGGKIVVDCVNPLGFDKQGPFALQVEEGSATQQAAAILTESTVVGAFHNVSAGCWRTLRSSRSTVTCWCWVTSGRRPTWCRRWRTRCRGCAGSTAVVVAMPTRWRRSRPT, encoded by the coding sequence GTGAGCGACCTGACCGGCAAGACCATCGCTGTCCTCGGCGGCACCGGACCCCAGGGCCGCGGCCTGGCGCGTCGTTTCGCCACCGCTGGCTTGAGCGTGGTGATCGGCTCGCGTGGCGCGGAGAAGGCGGAGAAGGTCGCGGCCGAGCTGGCCGAGGCGACCGGTGGTGCGGTGACGGGTGCGGCCAACGCGGACGCTGCCGCGGCGGGTGACATCGTGCTGGTCGTGGTGCCGTGGGACGGCCACAAGGAGCTGCTCACCGAGCTGAAGCCGGTGCTGGGCGGCAAGATCGTGGTCGACTGCGTCAACCCGCTCGGTTTCGACAAGCAGGGCCCCTTCGCCCTGCAGGTCGAGGAGGGCTCTGCCACCCAGCAGGCGGCCGCGATCCTGACCGAGTCGACCGTGGTGGGTGCGTTCCACAACGTGAGTGCGGGCTGCTGGAGGACCCTGAGGTCGAGTCGATCGACTGTGACGTGCTGGTGCTGGGTGACGAGCGGGAGGCGACCGACCTGGTGCAGGCGCTGGCGGACACGGTGCCGGGGATGCGCGGGGTCTACGGCGGTCGTCGTCGCAATGCCCACCAGGTGGAGGCGTTCACGGCCAACCTGA
- a CDS encoding SDR family oxidoreductase has protein sequence MSHRIFTTSVASVHPHYVAKVERKGRSVAELHEVIAWLTGFDEAALQRHLAAGTTFEEFFAAADLNPAAALITGSVCGVKVQEVDDPLMKQIRTSTSWSTSWRRAVPWRRCCAAEPRPCGGLLPVDLGLQGAGALVTGGNRGIGRATAAALAAEGAEVVLLGRDEVSLEAAVAETGAVGHVVADTTDDAAVRSAVAAAVAMLDRLDVVVNCAAPRAAAGAPTGLDDLDETDVLSHVDTKVLGYLRVVRAAAPHLRERGGQVVNISGTNARVTGNVGGSIRNIGVVALTKNLADELGPDGVSVVCVHPGLTVTERNAGDAAYAEQAAASNALGVAQTAADVAALVTFLASPLGRVANGAVVTADGGRPGHIWA, from the coding sequence ATGTCGCACCGCATCTTCACCACGAGCGTCGCCTCGGTGCATCCGCACTACGTGGCGAAGGTGGAGAGGAAGGGGCGCAGCGTCGCGGAGCTGCACGAGGTGATCGCGTGGCTGACCGGGTTCGACGAGGCCGCCCTGCAGCGCCACCTCGCCGCGGGCACGACCTTCGAGGAGTTCTTCGCCGCTGCCGACCTCAACCCGGCTGCCGCCCTCATCACCGGCAGCGTCTGCGGCGTCAAGGTCCAGGAGGTCGACGACCCGTTGATGAAGCAGATCCGCACCTCGACAAGCTGGTCGACGAGCTGGCGAAGGGCCGTCCCATGGAGAAGGTGCTGCGCAGCTGAGCCCCGCCCCTGTGGTGGACTCCTGCCCGTGGATCTGGGACTGCAGGGCGCCGGCGCGCTCGTGACCGGCGGCAACCGTGGCATCGGACGGGCCACCGCGGCCGCGCTGGCGGCCGAGGGGGCGGAGGTCGTGCTGCTCGGGCGTGACGAGGTGTCGCTGGAGGCGGCCGTGGCCGAGACCGGGGCCGTCGGCCACGTCGTTGCCGACACGACCGACGACGCGGCGGTGCGCTCCGCCGTCGCTGCGGCGGTGGCGATGCTCGACCGGCTCGACGTCGTGGTCAACTGCGCCGCTCCCCGCGCCGCGGCCGGAGCACCGACCGGCCTCGACGACCTGGACGAGACCGACGTGCTGAGCCACGTCGACACCAAGGTGCTCGGCTACCTGCGCGTGGTCCGTGCCGCTGCTCCGCACCTGCGTGAGCGCGGGGGACAGGTCGTCAACATCTCCGGCACCAACGCCCGCGTGACCGGCAACGTCGGTGGCTCCATCCGCAACATCGGCGTGGTTGCGCTGACCAAGAACCTGGCCGACGAGCTCGGACCCGACGGCGTCAGCGTCGTCTGCGTGCACCCCGGTCTGACGGTCACTGAGCGCAACGCCGGGGACGCGGCGTACGCGGAGCAGGCCGCCGCCTCCAACGCGCTCGGCGTCGCGCAGACGGCCGCCGACGTGGCAGCCCTGGTCACCTTCCTGGCCTCGCCGCTCGGTCGGGTGGCCAACGGTGCAGTGGTGACCGCGGACGGCGGGCGTCCGGGCCACATCTGGGCCTGA
- a CDS encoding SDR family NAD(P)-dependent oxidoreductase — MQVNDTAAIVTGGASGLGAATAAALAERGATVFAFDLPASIENAPAVEGISYVPVDVTDAEQVQGAVDTAAGAGVPLRTVVNCAGIGPSARILSRKGPHDLALFAKIVQVNLLGSFNVMTLAAEKIAATEPLEHDQRGVIINTASVAAYDGQVGQAAYSASKGGIVGLTLPAARDLAQFGIRVLTIAPGIIETPMLATVSEEFRASLAAGVPFPQRLGRPDEYAQLALSLIDHDYLNGEVIRMDGALRMAPR, encoded by the coding sequence ATGCAGGTCAACGACACCGCCGCGATCGTCACCGGCGGAGCCTCCGGCCTCGGCGCCGCCACCGCCGCTGCCCTCGCCGAGCGAGGCGCGACCGTCTTCGCCTTCGACCTCCCGGCCTCGATCGAGAACGCCCCGGCCGTCGAGGGCATCTCCTACGTGCCGGTCGACGTCACCGACGCCGAGCAGGTCCAGGGCGCGGTCGACACCGCGGCCGGTGCGGGCGTGCCGCTGCGCACGGTGGTCAACTGCGCAGGCATCGGCCCGTCGGCCCGCATCCTCAGCCGCAAGGGCCCGCACGACCTGGCCCTCTTCGCCAAGATCGTCCAGGTCAACCTGCTCGGCTCCTTCAACGTGATGACCCTGGCCGCCGAGAAGATCGCCGCCACCGAGCCGCTCGAGCACGACCAGCGCGGCGTCATCATCAACACCGCCTCGGTCGCTGCCTACGACGGCCAGGTCGGCCAGGCCGCCTACTCCGCCTCCAAGGGCGGCATCGTCGGCCTCACCCTGCCCGCCGCGCGCGACCTCGCCCAGTTCGGCATCCGCGTCCTGACGATCGCCCCCGGCATCATCGAGACCCCGATGCTGGCCACCGTCTCGGAGGAGTTCCGCGCGTCGCTCGCCGCCGGCGTGCCCTTCCCGCAGCGCCTGGGCCGCCCCGACGAGTACGCCCAGCTCGCGCTGTCGCTCATCGACCACGACTACCTGAACGGCGAGGTCATCCGGATGGACGGAGCACTGCGGATGGCTCCGCGCTGA
- a CDS encoding MerR family transcriptional regulator — translation MYTIKHASEMLGVNVATLRAWERRYGIGAPQRTDAGYRLYDDDALRALGTMQALVQEGMAPRQAAEETRRRLDSEAPSAPPAPGGALDGAGPGDGAEEATERLLLAAERLDVAAVSRLLDQRFAHVALETVVDEWLMPAMRELGLAWASGRVTVAGEHMVAHAVVRKLSAAYEAAGADGIGPRVVVGLPPKNRHEIGLLGFAVAARRAGLATTYVGADLPVTDWLAAVEARRPVAVVLAASMTRDLGHLDSVVTALHDAHPNLLVAVGGGLQERTPESCLRLGHRVGEAARELSRRVAG, via the coding sequence ATGTACACGATCAAGCACGCCTCCGAGATGCTCGGGGTCAACGTCGCCACGCTGCGTGCGTGGGAGCGTCGCTACGGCATCGGCGCACCCCAGCGCACCGATGCCGGCTACCGGCTGTACGACGACGACGCGCTGCGGGCGCTCGGGACCATGCAGGCCCTGGTGCAGGAGGGAATGGCCCCGCGTCAGGCGGCCGAGGAGACGCGTCGCCGTCTCGACAGCGAGGCACCGTCCGCCCCGCCGGCTCCGGGTGGCGCGCTCGACGGTGCTGGGCCCGGGGACGGGGCCGAGGAGGCGACCGAGCGCCTGCTGCTGGCGGCCGAGCGGCTCGACGTCGCCGCGGTCTCGCGCCTGCTCGACCAGCGCTTCGCCCACGTCGCCCTCGAGACCGTCGTCGACGAGTGGCTCATGCCGGCGATGCGTGAGCTCGGACTGGCCTGGGCGTCGGGGCGGGTGACCGTCGCCGGTGAGCACATGGTCGCGCACGCCGTCGTGCGGAAGCTGTCGGCCGCGTACGAGGCTGCGGGGGCGGACGGGATCGGCCCCCGCGTCGTCGTCGGCCTCCCACCGAAGAACCGCCACGAGATCGGGCTGCTCGGCTTCGCGGTCGCGGCCCGGCGGGCCGGGCTGGCCACCACCTACGTCGGCGCCGACCTGCCGGTGACGGACTGGCTCGCCGCCGTCGAGGCCCGGCGTCCCGTGGCCGTGGTGCTGGCCGCCAGCATGACCCGCGACCTGGGCCACCTCGACTCGGTGGTCACGGCTCTGCACGACGCACACCCAAACCTGCTCGTCGCCGTCGGCGGCGGGCTCCAGGAGCGTACGCCGGAGTCGTGCCTGCGGCTCGGGCACCGGGTCGGCGAGGCTGCCCGCGAGCTCTCGCGCCGCGTCGCCGGCTGA
- a CDS encoding ABC transporter permease, which translates to MSTDAATRPAPTAAPRWGDRRTRTTVSLVVALLTVVAVAVAGTLAAGPAAVTDLAQRHQAPSLDHLFGTDAYGRDLFQRTLVGLRLSLVVGTVAALMSGAIALVLALVATVGGRWAAAVVNWLVDLFLALPHLVLLILLAFALGGGTQAVILAVGLTHWPRLTRVLVSKARETTGADYVALSRALGHSRAHVARHHLAPHLVPHFSVGVVLMFPHAILHEAALSFLGLGIDPGQPAIGILLSDSMRSLSRPLVARGPARPRPPGHREADRPDR; encoded by the coding sequence ATGAGCACCGACGCCGCCACCCGCCCGGCCCCGACCGCCGCCCCGCGCTGGGGCGACCGGCGCACGCGTACGACCGTGAGCCTGGTCGTCGCCCTGCTCACCGTCGTGGCGGTCGCCGTCGCGGGCACCCTGGCCGCCGGGCCGGCCGCCGTGACCGACCTCGCCCAGCGCCACCAGGCGCCCTCCCTCGACCACCTCTTCGGTACCGACGCCTACGGCCGTGACCTCTTCCAGCGGACCCTGGTCGGCCTGCGGCTCAGCCTCGTCGTCGGCACGGTGGCGGCGCTAATGTCCGGGGCGATCGCACTGGTCCTGGCGCTGGTGGCCACGGTCGGCGGTCGCTGGGCGGCGGCCGTCGTCAACTGGCTCGTCGACCTCTTCCTGGCGCTGCCCCACCTGGTGCTGCTGATCCTGCTGGCCTTCGCGCTGGGCGGCGGCACCCAGGCCGTCATCCTGGCCGTCGGCCTGACCCACTGGCCGCGGCTGACCCGCGTCCTGGTCTCCAAGGCCCGCGAGACCACCGGCGCCGACTACGTCGCGCTCTCGCGCGCCCTGGGCCACAGCCGCGCCCACGTGGCGCGCCACCACCTGGCCCCCCACCTCGTCCCGCACTTCTCGGTGGGTGTCGTCCTGATGTTCCCGCACGCGATCCTGCACGAGGCGGCGCTGTCGTTCCTCGGCCTGGGCATCGACCCCGGCCAGCCCGCGATCGGCATCCTGCTCTCCGACTCGATGCGCTCTCTCTCGCGGCCACTGGTGGCTCGCGGCCCTGCCCGGCCTCGCCCTCCTGGTCATCGTGAAGCTGATCGACCGGATCGGTGA
- a CDS encoding ABC transporter ATP-binding protein yields MLIGTDLWARHGRGPWILAGHHLTLAPGEVRGLFGPSGCGKSTLAAVLAGLHVPARGTVEVDGAALASIAGPRPVQLVLQHPERAMNPRWKIGRVLDEARPDGAERSLAEGDLVQSAWFDRYPHELSGGELQRVNLARALVTEPSYLLADEISASLDAITQALLWSHLRDHVARRRMGVLAVSHDRALLAAVADEVVEFPLARPALRG; encoded by the coding sequence GTGCTGATCGGCACCGACCTGTGGGCGCGGCACGGCCGTGGCCCCTGGATCCTCGCCGGCCACCACCTGACCCTGGCTCCCGGCGAGGTGCGCGGCCTCTTCGGCCCGAGCGGCTGCGGCAAGTCGACGCTGGCCGCCGTCCTCGCCGGCCTGCACGTCCCCGCCCGCGGCACCGTAGAGGTCGACGGCGCAGCGCTCGCGTCGATCGCCGGCCCGCGGCCGGTGCAGCTGGTGCTGCAGCACCCCGAGCGCGCGATGAACCCACGCTGGAAGATCGGCCGGGTGCTCGACGAGGCCCGCCCCGACGGTGCCGAGCGGTCGCTGGCCGAGGGCGACCTCGTGCAGTCGGCCTGGTTCGACCGCTACCCCCACGAGCTGAGCGGCGGCGAGCTGCAGCGGGTCAACTTGGCTCGCGCCCTGGTCACCGAGCCGTCCTACCTGCTGGCCGACGAGATCTCGGCCAGCCTCGACGCCATCACCCAGGCGCTGCTGTGGAGCCACCTGCGCGACCACGTCGCGCGGCGCCGGATGGGCGTGCTGGCGGTCTCCCACGACCGGGCGCTGCTGGCGGCGGTGGCCGACGAGGTCGTGGAGTTTCCGCTGGCCCGTCCGGCGCTCAGGGGCTGA
- a CDS encoding DUF664 domain-containing protein, which translates to MGPPLSRRAVGGRAVRPLRRRGRGVARAVAGSAGGRGIDQPTQADDGRGGHASLRRLVCDLVEEYGRHTGHADLLRESVDGLVGEDPPPDWRP; encoded by the coding sequence CTGGGACCTCCGCTCAGCCGGCGAGCAGTCGGCGGCCGAGCTGTACGCCCTCTACGACGACGCGGTCGCGGCGTCGCGCGAGCGGTTGCAGGCAGCGCTGGCGGACGGGGGATCGACCAGCCGACGCAGGCCGACGACGGGCGCGGCGGGCACGCCAGCCTGCGGCGCCTGGTCTGCGACCTGGTCGAGGAGTACGGACGCCACACGGGGCACGCAGACCTGCTACGCGAGTCGGTCGACGGCCTCGTCGGGGAGGACCCGCCGCCTGACTGGCGACCCTGA
- a CDS encoding YbdD/YjiX family protein gives MRGVPDLVRDAVGGVRWYLRQASGEAKWDEYVDRCRAEGRTPMTRREFERHRDAHREASARTSCC, from the coding sequence ATGAGGGGCGTGCCCGACCTCGTACGCGACGCCGTGGGAGGGGTGCGGTGGTACCTGCGCCAGGCCTCCGGCGAGGCGAAGTGGGACGAGTACGTCGACCGGTGCCGCGCCGAGGGACGCACCCCGATGACGCGGCGCGAGTTCGAGCGGCACCGCGACGCCCACCGGGAGGCCTCGGCCCGTACGAGCTGCTGCTGA